The Ziziphus jujuba cultivar Dongzao chromosome 5, ASM3175591v1 genome segment caataataataacattaaggTCACCATCACTAAATTAGCATTGCTATAGATAGTGAAGTGAAAACTTGATATTTTCAGCAATCAGCCACAAATGCAAGTGCCATCTATAAAGAGTTGCAAATAACGTTGTTTCAGCATTCAGACGAAGAATtataatggaaaatattttgaactATGATCTCAGAATAAATCATTTTCTAGGGAACTTCTTGCTTCTTCTATACGTACTAGCACAGAGTCAAAATAATGTTTGTGGCATAAGTTAGAAGACAGGGCAGCAACACTGATTGGTTGAGGTTTGTGGTAATATCAGTTGTATCTAATTGTAGGAAATGTACAAAAATCTAAGACGTTAGCATAATAATATGCCTATTCAATCAGGTTCAATAATAGAGCAGTTTTAGATCCTTGCGAAGTTCTTTAAATAGAcagtaaaagaataaattttagCCCTGATAACTGTCATGAAAGATAAAATAGTAGTATAAATAAAGAACGATGGACAAGACTGAATAAAGGACAGCTCATTTCACCACTTTCCGACCTCACATTATAGAATATAGCAGTTAAACTCCTATCATACAATTAAAGAATATGAAACAACTACAGAGAATCATTTTAATCTAATTTCAGTTccattttagaaatatttcaATTCTGCTCTTGCCTGCAAATAGACACCAAAGAGTTTAAAAGAGCCAAGAAGGAAAACTCACCTCTTCAATGGACTCAATATAGTGAAAAACTCCACCCTTAAACTCAGATTGGTTTTGGGGGAAGACGAGATACTCTTCAGACTCCATCACCCAACTATGTTTCTTAATGAATGCAGCAAGTTTTGGATGTGCCACATTCTTATATAATATCTGCAAAAAGTGAGAAGTAACCGAAGATAACGTCAGAACACATTGCAGCTCCATGTAATTCTGAAGAAGAAAACGGATGCAATGCCAAATATACCTTCACTTTGCTCTCGGGCCACCGCACTGGAACCCGATACCCATCATGGGGAAGAGGTACAAGGCACATTGGTGGTGTTCTCGGGCAACTCCTCTCTGTATGACGATAGCTTTGGAGCTTTCCTGAACTAACTTCATAGTCAATACAAGGAATGTAATTATGCTTGCTCCTTGCATTACAAAGTTTCCAACTATATTGCACTTTCGGATCAAACACCGGACCCTTTATCTTCTTTgtcttctttttcccttttctcgATTCATCACTTTCGTCTTCCAACTTCTCCTCAGATTCTTGATCAACTTTCTCAACCAAAACACCTTCTTCATCTGTGTCTTCACTCACTTCACCTTCATGTTCCAAAGCTTGTTCCTTGCCATCCACTACTAGTCCTTCTTCGTCTTCCTCTTCCTTTTGTGAATCTTCATTTTCAGATTCCTCAGACCCATTATCTTCTCTTTTCCCTCCCTCTGGCAACTTtaccttttctttctcttttttcttatttggtatttcttttcttttcttctcagaTTTATGCTTATTGACAGAAGAAGACACAGAAGAAGCATTGACCTTTTTCTCAACCTTCTCCAAATCAGACTCAAATTTAACTTTCTCACTCGATTCATGCTTTTCCACTTGTTTCTTATTAGTCTGAGACCCAAAAGTTCTTACCTTTGCATTCCCTGATGCAGGTTCGCCTATATCGTCGAAGCTTTCTCTTTGAACAGTAACGGatgtggaagaagaagaaaacacagACCATAAAACTATAAAGCAAAGACCCATGACGGCCACTGCCGTCACCTTTGCACAGAACCCATATGGGCGTTTTGCCTGGCGGCCTAGACGAGCTAGAGCCATCTCTCCCTTACCCCCAATAAATgctctttttgaaaaaaataaacagcaaaatTGGAAAACAacacgcaaaaaaaaaaagcaatctaAACCTGCATGAAATCCACGATGATGAGTCTAAGGACTTAAAAATCTGAAGCAGGATGGAAGATCCATGAGATAtttcaaaaaaggaaagaaaaaattgaaagtgcTCAAATGGGAAAGTAGAGTAAAGAAATACCCACTGAAATCaaagtataaattttaaataaccagATCGGTATAACAGCGAAAGATGAGATTAAAAGCTGGATTGTTTCACTACTTTTACCTACCGGATTAAACTTCTTTCTGAATTCTAATGAACAATGATTAATACATAGCAATAGTAAGTTGGAGAAATTTCGTTGTCTCGGatttaaaacatattatataattatggtaaatttttggaaaatgaaaaaagacgACAAAGACGAAGGTCTTCGTAATGGCAGAGGAATTATCGGGATTTACGTATATGATCGGGCAGAACTCCTGTCACCTCGGAGTAGAAGAGTGGCAACTAGCAAAGGCATGTGAGACGCTGATATGTGCGCTAACTACGGACCAGCTAAAAACGGTGCGTAATGTGCGCTTGAACCTGCACATGCTATGGGCACCGCCGTATGAAAATCTATAACGCAACGAAAGCCCAGTGGGCTGGTCACTGAAACACATTCGGCTGGCCCAAGTttcactttccttttttttttttttttttcctctctctctgtgCAAGGATTGGTACACTATCCGGAGTTATACAAACATTAAAAATTGACGGTAAACAGAGTGGGTCAACTTAACCATTCAACCCTTGATTTCCCACCCATTTTTCCCACTAAACCCTTGTTTTGCCGTCCATTGAAACCAATTTTCCCTATTTGTGTCTTTCACATGTTTATCTGGAGACTATTGCACACTTTTACCATTTATTCCTTTGTACGAGTACGTGGAAATTTTCTTCAATTGACTTCCACGTTGAAAACAGTCTTCTTGCGGAGCCTCCGTTGACGCTAGAGCTAAGTTCTTATACCTTTTGCTGCAGATGGCATTCATCCAAACAGGGAAAAAGTAATcgaatttctttcatttttactTTCATAAAGTATATGTGTAAAAGTTGAGTATCAGTTTTACATTCACAGTATTTAGATCGTTCTCTTAATTtgtcaaaaactaaaattttatctCATCAACttataatcaaaattagatacAAATATTTCTCACTAAAAAAGAAATGGATATAAATACAAACTTCACAAATCATATTGGTTTAAAAATAAAGCTTTGAAGAATATACTATTTATAAATCTAGCAAAATATCATTCAACACAATAATATGAGGATATCATATCCCATCTGTATTAATATCATCAAACAAAactcaataaattaataaatctttaacaggtaatatataataaacacgATAAATCCATTGTagaagaatatttttataattatacagacttttttaatatttcaaaccttaatttattatttcaaacatgtatccatattttattttgtcaattaaactttttaaaaatctaaaaataaacaagtgtattagcaaatttttttttaatatatatctatatatatgttttattatttaaaatctaaatcaaatttaaatttttgaatttgtataaatttttaatggATTGAATGATAGATTatacaataaatttaatgaatagaTTCGAATTTATCTATTTCTATACGAAAATTTAACAGCTCATGTTTAAATTAACTAACTTAACGCGAATACAATCCAATTGGATACGAAAACAAAAATGATGCAACAGGACACGTTCAAACTCTAAGCTTACTCACAAGTTTGACATCCTGAcagattaaaaaggaaaaaaaaaaaaaaaaaaaaaaaggagaaggtATTCTCCAATGACACTTTTAACATCGTCAtctagtttttaaaattaacaaataaaataataattattaaaatttatcaaagttTTTCCCCAAAATTATTCTTATAAAGTAATAAAAACTTATCTTtaatttgtaaaagaaaaaacatttttataaatgTTACTAAACGTACTCTAAACCGTATCACATATTTGACATACACTTAATATTAGATCTTTCTTTTTGTGAGCCTTGCCTGTTTAGGCGGCCATTACCTAATATTTGAGCGCGTTGGGCTGGAATCTAGTCAGCAGAGTGTTGAGTATAAGATGAAACTGGAGGCAGGGATACAGTTCGAAGCTGGGTGCTGGTGATGGATGAACCATTTTGGGAAGGCAAAGATGAATTCGTATCTACAGCCTTTTCCTGAGTTGCATGCATGTTGACTTTAATCCTGCATCACCAAAGCAAGGATATATTGATTTACTGAGTTCCCAAGCTGGTTATGGTTTAATTAACACAGCATAACATCTTAGATATTAAAGGAACTAAAGACTTTTTCCTTGTCCTTTCTGAGAAGCCAggaaatttttgttcttttctgtCTTTTAAGCAAAATGAATGGACTAATGATACCATGAAACGCTATGcaataatttaagattaaaaaaaacagAATACTTCTAAGTTTTGTTGACATAGCAAGCTAACTGAATTCCAACATTGGCATATGTATGTTTAACAGAAATAAATACACATGAAATTTTGGTTGAAATTACCTGTTATGGATATTGACATACTCATCTGTTTCATCCAATATTTCCTCCTGACACAcgcaaagaaacaaaaattgaatcagCACATAGAGAACGAGACACAAGGATCCGGATAATAATCCCAACTCCTCTAGAGTTATATTGAAGTGTAACTTTCAAAACTACAGGAGTTGTTTCAGTTCCTTGGTCCAAACAAATATTTAACTAAAAAGAACTAGTTGtaagttataaaataaaatgttcttCAGTAAATTGCATATCATGGTCCCTGCATTATCCAGACTACTCAGCAAAGGGGTCTTAAAGTGTTTACCATCAAAACAATGACCATAACAGGCATCAAAATGTTCACAACATATATAAGAAAACCTATGTGCAGGAACCATGATATGCTAATTACTGAAGAAATCATGAATTACCTGAAGAAGTTCTTCAATAACATCCTCCATGGTAATTACTCCAACAACCTCCTCATTGGGTGGGAACTCTGGAATGGGAGCATTCTCAATGTCCAGAATGCAATAGGAACAACCTCTGTGTCGTTTCTTATAAGCAGGAGTAGCTGGTGGACTTTTTTTCGTCTGTTGACCTACACCACTTTTCTTTATAACTATCTGGCCATCATGTGCCTCCAATTTAACCCCCAAATTTTGAGCAGAAGCAGTAGCCTGTTTATGATCTGTCAAATCCAACAATAGACCAGTTATACAAAGCTTACAAGAAAGAGATCACTAACCCAGGTACAACAAAGCAAATGAATGATTCAAGAAGCAGTAATGAGGCATAATCCTCCAGAATCAAATATTTaaggaaagaccaagaaaaaaagaaaaataataatgacaagGTAGTTGTAATAACAACTAGCACTAAAAATCTCTGAGATTCCTTTATTCATGCTTGGTATTTATGCACCTTTATTAAATGATGCATCAGGTTGGCCTCTTAAATCCTTGCAATTGTCCTTAAACTCCAGTGTTTTATCCTCTTTGCCTTCCACTGGTATTTCTTTTTCCTCATTTGTATCCTTATAGACAACAGCAATATGGCTATGACCCTTTTGGAATTCATTTAGAATATCATATAAAGGCATATTTTCAGAAACCCTGTAGATTGGATAAGGAGGAAATCAGAATAGCTTCCACCAACACAGACGCATACATAGAAATATGAATGAGCCCAAACATCGATGTGCAGCAAgtttttatataatatcaaCTGTCAACAACAGGGGACATCATATGTTTTATCAGATGAgtaaaagaaaaacgaaaaagaagtGAAAAACTACCTAGGAATTtttcttattatcatttttctcAGGGGAACTGCACCTTCTGGATCAACTGACAATAGATTTTTAACCTGCACATAGAAGAGAGATATAACCAGAAAGTTCAAGTGCACACCTTCAAGAAGAGAAAACATCAATTCTAATTCACAGTTATTATAGATGTAACATTGAAGGAAAACACACTAGGTTTTTGAAGGAAGCTTCTCTTCCAGGGcataaaaaaaggtttaaaacaTAGAAGCACCTAAAAATATGCAGTTTGTGAAGCGGTGAAAGCAAATTAACACTTGAGACTTTTATAAGTGATCCATCAgcacaatttttaattttactgcATTTATTCCAGCTTCTTAATAGTTTTCTTATCATCATGGGAGGCTTCTTAAGATGGTCTCCAGCTTAAGTCTTTGTTCAAGCATTATTATTCATGCCTGTATTATTATAAGTATGCCAATTTACTTGGTGTTAATAGGCCAAAACATGGTCATAAAAAATAGTACTCacaagaagagaagaaaatcaAAGACAATAAAAGAGGCAAGAATAAAACTTTATTGGATGGTATTCACCACCCCAAACAAGACAGATTGGTAATgattaagtaaaaaaattatatacttttaagtaaaagaaaaatgtttcagTACAAAATATTGAAGATATCAAAAACATGGTCTTACTTTCGCAATGAACTGAAATTACCAGAATAAGTCCAATTATATTTGTGGGATTTCCAGCATACACCGGAACTCTGCTATGACCAATTGTCATTATTGCATTCAAAGTCTCCCTGTAATGCATAAAGAGAGTAAGAGAAACATCCAAAGGAAGGACGAATGCATTAAAAGGATTAGAGAATGAACTAGAATCCACAAACCCACAGATTAAGAGTTGCATCAAGATCAAGGGAAAATGCATTTGAAATTGGAGTCATGGCATCTTTTGCAGTCTTTTCAGTCAATTCAAGTGCCCCAGCAATGATGGTAGTCTCATCATGTGTTAAGTCCCCACCTTTCCCTGCCTAAATAATATCGCACTTACACATACTACGTTTAATTAGGATAACATTCAGGAACATCAAAGATGTAACATAATCCCCAAGTTAAATGTCCCTACCCACATATAAAACAAGTCTAAAACATCCTACAAACAGAAAgagtcaaataaaaaatattagtcggtacttttcaaattttcagcAGACAAATAATACCTCGTTACCATGAAAATTCACAAAAGTCTTGAGCTCTGCTCTCCTTAAAAGAACGGCATGTCCTTTACCCAACATCCAATCAAGAACCTGAGTTTCAAATATCATATAAGGAGCTGAGTGCAAATGCCTCCCCAACTTGCAACAAATATAGCTTTTGAATATTAATACATACACCATAATCAGAATATAGTTTCACAAATCAAGATCACCTTACTAATTGGATAAGAAATTGGGTAGAATAGAATGAGAAGAATATGGACAAATGGCGCCATCGTTGCTCCAACAGTCAAGCCATAGCGACTACAGACTGCTTGAGGCAATATCTGGAGCGTTCATgatgcaaaaaaacaaaaaattgaaagatattaAGCTCAAGCAGAGGCATTATCTGCAACGAAGTCTTCTTAATTGCTCTGCTGGTATGGACAAGCCTACCTCTCCAAACATGAGGATGAGAGTGACAGATATCAGAATCGCTGCCCAAGGAGGCACCAGTTTGTCCAAGAATACGGGAAGAGCCTACAGGGAAGATAATGAGAATTAGAAACAGTTCAATTGCCTTTAAAAGCTTAAAAGCTACAAAGAATCACGTTCTTACCTCCATCGCTAAAGAGTTCCCGATCAAAAGGGTACAAAGTAGAAGATGCTGATTCTTTACCACCGGAAAAATTTTGGCTGCCAAAATCACAATACTTAAATTAGACTATTCTCAGTTAAAAAATGTTCAAAGCCATTTGCAAGCAGTAACATCCATATGTAGCGGCAtatcattaattatatatatataaataataataaaaaattaaaaaaactataataaccTTGATAATAttctcaaccaaaaaaaaaaaaaaggaaagcaaaTTGCGTTAGAACAACGCAATAATCAAACGTCTATCTGCGAAAGTAATTCCGGCGAGGAGGATATCAAGGAAGGCCGTGCTTAATCAGTACAGCATAGAATAGTTCAGCTCAGAATCAACTGGGTACCATTTTCGGGTATAAAATTCaacactaaaaagaaaaaagaaaatggaaatcaGAGGGGAAGCCAAAGAGTTGGGGGGAGTACCTGCGTGTATTCGATCCTGTGGACGACCAGACTTGATCAGTACCTCGAGATCAACAAGGCCCAAAGACATGAGACCCAGAGTTAGCCCAGCCATCAACCCCGCGAAGCACACCAACCCTATAATTATCAGCACATACAAAGAGAACTTCGTCCCACAGCAAGGCACGTCCGACGCCATATCTCTAATCTCTTGCTGCAAATGATGTTTTGGGCTTTTCGATCACTTCTTCCCAGTTCGATTTTTCCTCGATTTGATCACTAAAAATTTAACCACTTGTCTCTAcgaaaatattttggtttttgttgtgcCAACTTTCGACTGTGCTATTTaccaaatagaaaataataataattaaaaaataaataaaaatgaaaaaagcttTACCTTGTGCTGACGTATTCCCACCCTACTGTATTCTAGTGCCTTGGTTTTTATAATTCACGCGGATCTGCATCTTGCTGCTTACGTTTGCACACCACATTGTTCGTATATTTAATCAATAGTAACCTTTCTAAGCCGTCCGATTAGAATATCTAAAGGAATACTGACATATACCCAACCCACTATTACAATAGTTTTAGCAGAAGAACTGCCAGTGATGATCCTGTTAGCTGAAGGCCATATACTCAGGACCACGTGTTCTCCAGTCTTCTGTTGCTCTAAATGCTCCTGGTGTCTATTTAGATTGTACCTAACAACAGCAGCATATCTACTAGCTCTTTCGTCAGTGATCAGCTGGCACTGGACCCCACACCAATCCTCTCTTTACTCCAGCCGTCTAGCCTCGATCAAATATGAAGGCATTTTACTTCCACGTTTTCAAATAACTCtgtcatataaataaatgaagtctCACctgaaatttttcaaaataagttTAAATGAAATAACAGAAGATAAATTatcatcacccaaaaaaaaaaaaaaaaaaaaaaaaaaaggggaaaattcAGCCCAACTTGTGTGCATGGACGCTGCCTCTCCAAATCTCGAAGGTTggctatataaaaaaaattccctaCGCCCCCTGAAaattctattttatatatatatatatatatatttggagctGATAATCTGTACGCCACTAATTCTGGCCGTTTGGGATAAGATAGCCAAAGAAGTTAATCTTGTCAAATTGCTGGAAACCCAGAAACCAGCCTCCGTTGAATCACTTGCCACACCACCTGAGTGGCGCTACAGTGTGGCTTAGTATTATTTAAACACGACCAATGGCAATAATGTATTTCAGTTTTGCTATTTTCTATTAAAACATCCCGACTCACTCGCATCGCTTGCCTTCGTGGAGCACGAGTATACCCTACCACCCTAGTAGGGATGGTGGGTACAGAAGAAACGGAAAAGCGGTACCTGCTAAAAGCCGAGGTACTGGACTTTCCTTATAGTAAGCGAACACGCTGGCTAGCCACTCGCATGGGATATGAGATATCAGGTATTTTCTTTGGAGCCACTCGCATCCGATAATaggcccccttttttttttctttcttttttccttttttttccctcttgtgGAGCCCCCTACTGTtactttttttatcaataaaaggGACAGTCCAGAGTGCGGATATAGATGGCATATAAATTGTGGTAGTCGTGGACTGTCTCGTTACCTTCCTTTTCGTTGAGGCAAAGAAGCTGTATACACTGCTTTTTTCTCAAGCGTTGGTTATGTGTGTGGCTCTGTTTTCTTATCTCAATAACCTATAATCCATGATCTTTATATATAGCATGCATTATCTCCTCCACTGCCTTATAATATCCTTCAAACCGTGTAATATATAGCAATGTCAGATCAAGAAAATGGCCTGCCTGAATTCCAAAAGTGGCCTGAACTTAAACTTCCAGATTTATTATTTAGTGACACCGTTCGGCAAGTGCATGCTACAATTGAAAAAGAATGGGATCCCCTACAACGGTCAGCATGCCAAACCGCAGCCGGAAGAGCCCTCTGGAAGCATGTGATCCACGACCCTCTAGCAGACTTACTTGCAGGAGAAACATACCTAACAAGCCTTCATGAGAAGATAAAGAGAGACTGCACCAACGATGCCAGGGAAATTTCTGGAGTGATTCTTGCAGTTCGAACCCTCTGGATCGACTCCAAACTTGAAGCAGCTCTTCATTCCTTCAATGCCGCAGACACACAAGTTGTTCTCCTTGGTGCAGGTGGGCCATGGTTCTTATGTCCCCATTCTTGTATGTGGTTAACTGCAATTTTGTTATGCTAGCCTTTATTAAACCAATGCAGCTCAATCAATATGGTCAAAAATTTCATTTGCGAGTTACAATGACGTGGAATTTTAGACATAAAGTAGCTCTAAATCATAGAAGATGAGTTGTTAATTTACAATGCTTAACAAAAGTTGCTGCCGAATTCCCTTCCCTTGTAGTGCAGAGCAGGTCACGAGAATAACTAAAAGTGCCCTCGATTCTGAGTAAGATTGTTATGCACAGAATAGGCTGCATATCAAGTAACAGAAATCTTGAcaatagccttttttttttttttttttttttgtctccccCTTTTTTGTGTGTGGGGGCTTGTGTAAATACAGAAAGCATTAACAATCACATGGAAAATGAGGCCTATCTAGATAATAATTACAAACACTAACGCTATCAACATGGCAGTTTAAATGTTACAACTCAGATGTCTATACTTTTGTCTTCCACAATTTGTGAGCATTTAAGAAAGGCTGGCCTTGCCAAAAaagaagggggggaaaaaaaaaaccgttaGTTCTGTCCAGAATTCAATTTATTGGGTTCAAATGCTTGAGAAGACATAATAATGAAAATGCAAGTTTTCTGTAGGAATGGATGCAAGGGCGTATCGATTAAGTTTCTTGAAGGAAAGCCATGTGTTTGAAGTTGATTTACCTGAAGTCTTGCAAATGAAAAACACTCTTTTGCAAGCGGCAATGGAGGCTACAAATTATCACCAACATCTAACGATGAAAGCAAAATCCTTAAGCAGAGTGGTAGCCGACATCAGATGTAATGACTGGCTAGAAAAACTTCAAATATCAGGGTTTGTACCAGAGAAGAACACGGTGTGGGTTCTAGAGGGTGTCCTCTACTACCTCTCCCACTCCCAGGCCATGCAAGTATTGAAGATTATAGCTGACAAGTGTAAACTTACCCAGACAGTCCTCTTGGCTGATTTTATGAACAAAGCATCAACAACACTTTCCAATTCTATCTTCCATTTCTACAGTGATTGGCCAGATCATCTCCTGCCATCTCTTGGCTTTTCTCATGTCAAACTTTCACAAATCGGTGATCCAGATGCTCATTTTGGACTCATGCCAGACCCACTAAATCTCTTCAACAAGCTCCGCAGCTTGCCTAGGTCCATACAAACACACCCAGATGATGGAAAACCATGTTGCCGCTTGTACTTGGTGCAGGCTTCTGGCTCACCTACTAAAGCTATTTCATAGAGGGCCAGCAGATGATTATTAAACGTTTCCACACAACTCTGCAGCTTGCCAAGTTGAGCACAAATATAACCAGATGATGGAGTACCAGGCTATCACTTGTATTCAAAGAAAGGTTCTTGTTCTTCCAATTAAACCTCTCAACGGAGGATCAACAAGCTAGCCATAATATGGATACTGTAGTATAGGTGTAGGCATCATTATTTGTAGTCTTGACACTTTCCTAGGGAACACATTCACATTTAACAGCAATCCCGCTGTGTGATGCTTTCCTCAGCCagtcataaataatatatatatatatatatacactagtatatatgaaacttttttcaatttttctctaAAGTCATTATTATAAATGGTATTGACTACTGACTATCTATAACCTTTCCTACAGAGAAGGCAAAAGATATCAGGAAGTGCATTATGCAACTAGCAAATTATATGTCCTCTTAGTTATTGAGTGTGTATTTCAAAAACAGACAGCTTTCGCCATTCAGCAAGTAATAGTAGGACAATCTCCAATCTGCCTGACGCCCACCCCTTTCCTCCCAGAAAAATTATTTGCCATACGTAATGCCCAAACAAGTGGACTAGTTCACTTGATTAGAGTGAAACACTTCTTTTCTTAAATAttctttcatggaaaaaattatgaaaGTAAATCAAAATAGCATAAGTACAcaacttatttttaaaa includes the following:
- the LOC107420188 gene encoding DUF21 domain-containing protein At1g47330, which gives rise to MASDVPCCGTKFSLYVLIIIGLVCFAGLMAGLTLGLMSLGLVDLEVLIKSGRPQDRIHAAKIFPVVKNQHLLLCTLLIGNSLAMEALPVFLDKLVPPWAAILISVTLILMFGEILPQAVCSRYGLTVGATMAPFVHILLILFYPISYPISKVLDWMLGKGHAVLLRRAELKTFVNFHGNEAGKGGDLTHDETTIIAGALELTEKTAKDAMTPISNAFSLDLDATLNLETLNAIMTIGHSRVPVYAGNPTNIIGLILVKNLLSVDPEGAVPLRKMIIRKIPRVSENMPLYDILNEFQKGHSHIAVVYKDTNEEKEIPVEGKEDKTLEFKDNCKDLRGQPDASFNKDHKQATASAQNLGVKLEAHDGQIVIKKSGVGQQTKKSPPATPAYKKRHRGCSYCILDIENAPIPEFPPNEEVVGVITMEDVIEELLQEEILDETDEYVNIHNRIKVNMHATQEKAVDTNSSLPSQNGSSITSTQLRTVSLPPVSSYTQHSAD
- the LOC107420254 gene encoding uncharacterized protein LOC107420254 is translated as MVGTEETEKRYLLKAEVLDFPYSKRTRWLATRMGYEISAMSDQENGLPEFQKWPELKLPDLLFSDTVRQVHATIEKEWDPLQRSACQTAAGRALWKHVIHDPLADLLAGETYLTSLHEKIKRDCTNDAREISGVILAVRTLWIDSKLEAALHSFNAADTQVVLLGAGMDARAYRLSFLKESHVFEVDLPEVLQMKNTLLQAAMEATNYHQHLTMKAKSLSRVVADIRCNDWLEKLQISGFVPEKNTVWVLEGVLYYLSHSQAMQVLKIIADKCKLTQTVLLADFMNKASTTLSNSIFHFYSDWPDHLLPSLGFSHVKLSQIGDPDAHFGLMPDPLNLFNKLRSLPRSIQTHPDDGKPCCRLYLVQASGSPTKAIS